A genomic window from Glycine soja cultivar W05 chromosome 10, ASM419377v2, whole genome shotgun sequence includes:
- the LOC114371695 gene encoding rhamnogalacturonan I rhamnosyltransferase 1-like, giving the protein MIFLDHFITSLRDEVRIIKIPPPKVKKRVELGLLYSMPPISWSNISYYENQVLLLLLKHKVIQLNRTDARLANNGLPGEIQKLRCRVNFNAVRFTTQIDELGRRTCIIVIAKRRRNSQE; this is encoded by the exons ATGATATTTTTGG ATCATTTCATTACCTCCTTGAGAGACGAGGTTCGAATAATAAAGATACCGCCACCTAAGGTCAAGAAAAGAGTTGAACTAGGATTATTATACTCAATGCCACCCATTAGCTGGTCTAATATCTCATACTATGAAAATCAG GTCCTTCTTCTATTGCTGAAACACAAGGTCATACAGCTAAATAGAACAGATGCTAGACTTGCAAATAATGGACTACCTGGTGAGATTCAGAAGCTACGATGCCGAGTAAACTTCAATGCTGTGAGGTTTACTACTCAGATAGATGAACTTGGCAGAAGGACATGTATAATTGTTATAGcaaagaggaggaggaactcACAAGAATGA
- the LOC114372538 gene encoding alpha-1,6-mannosyl-glycoprotein 2-beta-N-acetylglucosaminyltransferase-like codes for MVSSTIMAVSKKPRLRLRDVALCRLLSVVFVTLCGVLLMIFLLASNSTPSGTHDIIDNIDAYHHDLKFEKLHDLPHQNDLSLRLERLNGLPPRNLDLYPTLARDHIVVVLYVHNRPQYLKVVVESLSRVVGISETLLIVSHDGYFEEMNKIIDGIKFCQVKQIYATYSPHLFSDSFPGVSANDCKEKDDAGEKLCEGNPDQYGNHRSPKIVSLKHHWWWMMNTIWNGLRETRDHSGHILFIEEDHFIFPNAYRNLQVLTSLKPEKCPDCYAANLAPSDVNSRGEGWATLIAERMGNVGYSFNRTVWKKIHNKAREFCFFDDYNWDITMWATVYPSFGSPVYTLRGPRTSAVHFGRCGLHQGQGENKACIDNGMVNINVEEPDTVSNIELNWEVHTFKNQPGYKAGFKGWGGWGDNRDRHLCLSFAKMYHSIGTASPL; via the coding sequence ATGGTTAGTTCCACTATTATGGCTGTTTCCAAGAAACCCCGCCTTAGGCTTAGAGATGTGGCTCTGTGCCGTCTGTTATCTGTGGTGTTTGTTACTTTATGTGGGGTTTTGCTTATGATATTTCTCCTTGCATCAAATTCAACACCAAGTGGGACTCATGATATCATAGACAATATTGATGCATACCATCATGACTTGAAGTTTGAAAAGTTGCATGATCTCCCCCATCAGAATGACTTGTCACTTAGATTGGAAAGGCTAAATGGGTTGCCACCAAGAAACTTGGATTTGTATCCCACACTCGCGAGGGATCATATCGTTGTTGTTTTGTATGTTCACAACCGGCCTCAGTATCTTAAAGTGGTTGTTGAGAGCCTTTCGCGGGTGGTGGGGATTAGTGAGACCTTATTAATTGTTAGTCATGATGGGTACTTTGAGGAGATGAACAAGATAATTGATGGTATCAAGTTTTGCCAAGTTAAACAGATCTATGCTACCTATTCGCCCCATCTGTTTTCTGATAGTTTTCCCGGGGTCTCGGCTAATGACTGCAAGGAGAAAGATGATGCCGGAGAAAAACTTTGTGAGGGGAATCCTGATCAGTATGGAAACCACCGCTCGCCAAAGATTGTATCGCTGAAGCATCActggtggtggatgatgaacaCAATATGGAATGGGTTGAGAGAGACAAGGGATCATTCTGGTCATATTCTTTTCATTGAAGAAGACCACTTCATATTTCCCAATGCGTATCGCAATCTACAGGTTCTAACTTCACTGAAGCCTGAAAAGTGTCCTGATTGTTATGCTGCTAATTTAGCACCTTCTGATGTGAACTCGAGAGGCGAAGGGTGGGCAACTTTGATTGCAGAGAGAATGGGGAATGTCGGTTACTCTTTCAATCGAACTGTTTGGAAGAAAATACACAATAAGGCTAGAGAGTTTTGTTTCTTTGATGACTATAATTGGGACATCACAATGTGGGCAACTGTTTATCCTTCATTTGGTAGTCCTGTTTACACATTACGCGGTCCTAGGACCAGTGCTGTTCATTTTGGGAGATGTGGTTTGCATCAGGGTCAGGGGGAGAATAAGGCTTGCATTGATAATGGCATGGTGAACATTAATGTAGAAGAGCCTGACACAGTTTCTAACATTGAATTAAACTGGGAAGTTCACACCTTTAAGAATCAGCCTGGTTATAAAGCAGGGTTTAAAGGTTGGGGAGGTTGGGGGGATAATAGAGATCGTCACTTATGCTTGAGTTTTGCTAAAATGTACCACTCCATAGGCACAGCATCTCCATTATAA